The following is a genomic window from Candidatus Poribacteria bacterium.
GCACGGCAACGGTGAACACCAACACACGAGATCCTTACCCCTCAGCGGTGCTAACCAGTCAGGTTCGTAAAAGTCTTTCAGCTCCGCATAGGTTTGGAAGTCCTGTATCGCTTGCTCACGTGTCTTGGTTCTCGAAACCTTATAGGGATTGCCCCATGGGGAAGGTCTACCCACGTAGACAGCATCTTTCGGTATTTCACGAGGGCGACGCTTGTTATAGACTTTCGGCATCTTTTCCCGCAGCTCCTTGATTCAAATAAATGCTATAGGCAATCATTTGCTTGATTTGGTCGGGAGGCACATGTGGAATGAAAACAAAAACAGGGTTTGGAAAGTGGTCTTTGACGATCTGCTTCATATCTGCCACGTCAGCATCATGCATATCTTCCTCGATATAGAAGCGAAAAATCCTTTTATCAGTGGACGATTCTTCTTTGCAGAAGGCAGCGAAACTTCCAAGGTTGACACCCTTGTGGCAGCAAACGCCATGGGTGATAGATACATTCACAAAGTCCTCATAATAGTTCATACGATTCATTACCTCTAACAGTTTTATAGAGCCCTATTTCATTGACTCTGCCATTTTTCGCCCCAAACGGCTTTATTCGCTTGGATGTATTCTTCTTCGGTGATACCGAGTGCCTCTCGGTCCTTCTGCGAAAGCCTGAAGGTTGTCATGTGCCTTTTGTAAAACTCGACGAAGTGTGTCGTGATGAGATGCGAAAAGTCGTAGGGCAGCCCAGTGATAATCTCACGCGTATCCCACATCCCGATGAGGAGTCCTGTGTTCTGGAATTGGAAGCCGCAGTATCGAGAACCCCCACGTATTTCGCTTTCGTGGCGTTGGAAGTCGAACCAGTGCCACGTCCAATAGACTTGGACGTTGCCTTCCGGGTAAAGTGCGCCGACGAAGGTGGTCGAGCCGTGGAAGTTGCGCCCGTAGATTGGCGTTCGGAATTTGTTTTCGTTGCGGAGTTGGATATCGTTCATGTATCCTCAGTTCATTGAGATATTAAGTTGTGATCCCATCAATTCTTTCGTGCCGTAGCGAAATTGTTCTATGTCAGCGAACCGCATGTTACAGAGCCGTGAGTATTCGGCGCTCACGTAATGAGACTCTATCATGACGGAATCGGCGAGGTTATGGGCGTGTTGCCCGGTCTTTAGCAGGTAGAGTGCGATGAGTGCTTCGGTGCCGAGGTGCTGCCACTCTGCTGCCCATTCAGCGAAATAGGTATTCACTTCACGCGCACTGTATTGGAGAATGGAGGCGTCGAGGTGCCAATTCGGATCTGCCTCATTGAGGAAATAGGCAGCGACGTTTTTGTTCTGCTTCTTGTAGTTTTCACCATAGACAGCGGTGTTGGCAGCGTGTAGCCATTTTGCGCGTGCGGATGCGTCTACAAGATACTCTCTGATTTTCTGTCGCTGTGGCGAATACTCCGGAAGGGGTAATGACATCTTGACCCAGGCATCCTTTAAATAGAGTTCATTCGCGATGTGGAAACTGTATTCTGCGGCTGCCCAGCCCCAAGTCTGTCGGAGGACGTGACCGAACGGGAGTTTGTCGTCGGCTCTATCCTGGGCTTTCCCGACACCGCGGAACGCCCAGTAGTTGATGTCGAACAGACAGACGGAATCATAGGCGTATCCATGTTTTCCAAAGAGCGGTAGGGGGTTTTTGCTTGGGTGTTTCCCCAAGGTTACCTCGTCCGGACTGTCCTGATGGCGGATCGTGCCGGGCGGTAAATCAAAGTGTTTGAGCGCGCTTTTGATCCGGTCCTGCGTCCCCTCCTCACAAACGATGTAGAGATGCACGCCTTTCATCACGAGATCGGTGTTATTGATGAGACTGGCGAGTGTCCAGGGGAGCATCCGCTCCTGCCAATCGATGTCGGTGGCGGTGATCTCAATCACGAGTGCGGTATGTGAGCCGGGGATGTGCGGGATCTGATACTCAAGCGGGCATTCTGGGAGTCGTTCACGTAGATCGTTCATTTTTTAATCTTTCCTTGCGGTTAAACAACGTGGGATTGACAGTTCACAGGATCTTCTCAAATCCTACTTCGCAGTGAGAACCATGACATTACGGACTACGAGTCTCGGAACTATTCTGTGATTTTTTCTTTCTCGATGCCGGGGATGAGATGACTGAGGTGGTTCACACAGGCGGATTTGAGTTCTCTGAGTTCAGTGGGTGTGAGGTTTCGGACATCGAACCCATCGGACTGGAGCAGAAAAATATCCTGATGTGTATGCTGTAGCATCGCGATCACTTTCCCGACGGCAATGACGGTTTCAGTCAGTAGCGAGTCTTCATCGGTTTCCTGTGCTTGCTTCTTGGCGAGATGTGCTTTGACTTTCCCCGGTAGCACGGGTTCGTATTCCTCGGGGAGTCCCATTCGATTTTTCATTTCCTCAATACCTCCGGAAAAATCTATTTAACTCGCGGTCAATGGCTCTGCGGACGACTTCCAGTTCAGAAACGCCTTTCGCCCGTGCGATTTCCTTGATTTCTTTGCGTTGTTCGGGTGTAAAAAATTTGCGTTCCTCTTTTGCATCCTCGCGTTCAGCGTGTTCGTCGAGGGCGCGCCTGACGATTTCTGCTTTGAGTAAGCCGGTTTTATCGCTCTGTTCAGCGAGCCATTTGATTTGGTGTTTGGTGAGCGTGAAGGTGGTTCTTTCGAGTTTCGATGACATTTATTCTCCTCGGATAGCATGTGGCGGGATGGATACCTCTATATGCTGTCCGTGTGTGGTAGGGTATGAACGCTTATATTATTATATCATAAGGATCGTATCTGTTCAAATATGTTTAGGGTCAATTTGAAAAAAATCCGAACTGATGACTTTTTTATTGTAAATCGGCATATCGGCGCGTTGAATGTGCTTTCAGGCGCGTATCGTGGCACTTTATAATAATAGAAAACGCTATCTCGGAGCAAAACATGACAACCGATGCCTCCCCAAAAGCGACTGAAACACCTACTAAAACACCTACTGGAACACCTACTGAAACGCCTACTAAAACACCTACTGGAACACCTACTGAAACGCCTACTAAAACACCTACTGGAACACCTACTGAAACGCCTANNNNNNNNNNACACCTACTGAAACGCCTACTAAAACACCTACTGGAACACCTACTGAAACGCCTATCTTTACGCCAACGCCGACAGATGTCGAAATTATGAACTTTGTGTCGCAGTCTCCAAAAAGAACAAAAGAAATCCATGCGGCAGTGACCGCACAGACAAAAAACTACGTGCAAGAGCGGCTAAAGGCACTCGTTGACTGCGGCAAAATCATAAAAATCAAACGCGGTTATTATGTTCTAAATGCCGACTTGATGACGCGGACAGAGGAACAGAACGCGTGGACGGTGAACCTGCTCCTGAATCTATACGACAAGGAGATGGCAAAGATATTCTCGAGACCGGACATTGACTATGAGGAACTGCAATCTATCATGGACACGCTTTATCGGTGTGCGATGGTAGTCGAAAGAACGCTAAAGCGGTGGTATCTGGTGCATCGGGGTTATGACAGCAATGCCCGCCAAGCGCAAGAGGATGCGAAGCAAAAGACAACCCAACGAGAAAAGCAGGCACTTGAAAACGCCCCGCCTGAAGATCAGGTGATCGTGATTCGCGAATATGACGAGACGATGCGAGAGGTCTTAGCGAAACTTCCGGGAAAGGATCTCAAAAAACGGACGGTTTGATGTAAATGCACTATGCGTATCGTTTCAGTTCTGGCAAGTTTGGGATTTACGGCAAAATGCTGGACTTATGGGAGTCAACGGCGAGCGTAAAGGTTGCGGGTGGCACCTACGATGCGGGGAAGACATTTAGTCTTTGTGCGTATATGGATACGCTTGCGAACGAGTTTGAAGGCGCTCGAATGACGTTCGTGCATCGAAGTCTGAGTCGTGTCTATCGGAATATCCTGCCCACCTACTATAAATACCTCGGCTATACGCCGACGAGTCGGGATGCCCCGAATCCAACGGATGTCACGCGTTTCGGGGGTGAGAAGCCGGAGTTTTTTGAGTATCTGAACGGGACGCGTATCTACGTGAATGGGCTGGATAAGCCGCAGAACCTGCTATCCGATTTTTTCGATGCGGCATTCGTCAACCAGTGTGAGCTGCTCCGTTTCGAAGCGTGGGACGAGTTGACGGGTCGTGTTACAGAACGTGCAGGCATCATGCCGATTGCGCAGTTAGTCGGGGATTGCAATCCGAGTGTCCCGAATCACTGGATTCGCCAGCAAGCAAAGGAAGGGAAACTTCAGTATTTTTCGCTCTCCTTTTTAGATAATCCGGAGATTATCAATCAGCAGGATCCGAAGTTGCCGGAATTCAAAAGGGCGTTTGAAAACAACCCGGATCCGAAACTTCTCAAGAAGATTGAACACCTGTTCACCGATAGCGGTTTTCGGAGAGTGCAGAAACTCAAGAATTTAGAGGGCTTACGTTTCAAACGAGGCTTTCTGGGGTTATGGGGTTCCGGTGAGGATTTAGTCTTTGAAGAGTTTGACCCTGAGATCCACATTGTCAATACAAACACCGCGATTATGCCGAACTGGCCGCGGTATCTGAGTGTCGACTGGGGGTATCGGGATGCAGCGAGCGTGATTTGGTGGGCACATGCCCCAGATGACAGGCTGTATGCCTACAAGGAGATCTACAAAGCGGGGTTGATCAAACCCGACTTGATACAGTTGATACTGGATAACTGTGATCGCGACGAGAAGCGGAAGATACGGTATGCGGCGGTAGACTCTGCGGATCAGGACGGCGTGGCGCAGTTGGAGCTCGCCGGTTTTCGAGTCAATCAACCCGCAAAGGACCGGGTTGCACAGATTCAGGCTGTGCAAAGACGGCTGAAAGTCGACGAAACCGGTCAACCGGCGATTTTCTTTTTACGGGATCGGTTGGTGCATCCGCCAGACGAAAATCTGAAAGAAAAGTATCTACCTGTTGAGGTCACCGATGAGTTCTTGGGTTTGAGTTATAGCGAGAAACGGACAGGTAACCCGCAAAAGGACGATGCCGAGACGGATGGAGAACAGCATGGCATCGATGGCACGAGTTATCTGGTGCGGACCCTGGAAAAAGGACCGCGCAGCGTTGGGAGTGGAAGGGTCATTCACGGCAGTGTGAAGATGAGGTGACATGAATCTACAACGAACACTTCAAAGCGTCAACACTAGGCTTTTCGGTAGGGACCCAAGAGCGGTCGCACGGTCACGGGCACGGAACATACGGGCATTGGCGGGGGGTCGCGTCTCGATGCAGGATCCGCACCGTCAACAGACGATGTATCATGTCGCACCGCCGGAACGCTCACAAAGTGTCTGGCAGCTGAAAAACTGGACAGAAGAAGAGTTGATGCGTCTGCCGGTCGATCAGTTCATGAAAGTCGTGACGAGCATTAGCCCGGAAGTCAACAAGGCATACACGGATTTCCTGCGGAATGCGAACGAGTCTTGGGGCTACCAAGTGACACCGAAAGGTGCCACGCCCATCATTGACGACTTCTTTGAGAGACTTGAGAGGAAACACCATGACCCGGATGTGTTGATTGATAGAGTGTTCGCCGGCATCTACAAAGGCGGTGCTATTTTTTGGGAGCTCGAACTCAACGAAACGGCGGACATGGCGATGGACATCGCAGTGATGGACCCGTATGTGGCGCGTTTCAATCGGGTGGGTAACGATTGGCGGTTGGGTCAATGGCAGCACGGGAAATGGAAGCCCCTTCACGAGGATCCGACGGTGATGTATGTGCCGTTCAACACGAGTCCGAACGAACCCTTCGGCAAGTCTATGTTGGAATCGGCACCCTTAGATGTGATTCGGATGATCGGTGTCATGCACGACTTCCGACGGGTCTTGGAATCCCAGGGCTGGGCGCGTTCGGATTTCACGGTCGACACTGAGAAGTTAAGAGACTTCATGCCCGCGGATGTTATCGGTGATGTTGAGGCGGAGGACCAGTTTATTCAGGACTTCCTCAACGGTATCAACGAGAAGTACTCGTCCTTGAAACCCAATGAGGGATATGGGCACTTGGACATCGTGACCGTGAATATGCCGAAAGGTGGTCAGATGCAGACCTCGTTCTTCGGGTTAGTGGACGGACTGATGCGATTGTATGACAGACGGGTCGGTCGAGCGACGGGGTCAACCCCCATAAAACAACATAGCAATGAGGCGGTCGCCGAGACGCATGCAGTGGAACAAAGAAAAGATTACCGCATCAACATATCGAGTATCCAGTCCACGGTGGCGGGCGTGTTTTCAACGCTACTCGGGTATGTGCTGCGTGCTGAGGGTCGGCAAGGGAAAGTGATGTTCTATTTCGAGAACACCCCAGATCCCCAAGATGTTAAAGCCATCGCGGAAGCCGAGGGTGTCAAGATTGAGAATCTTACGAAACTTAAACAACTCCAGGATATGGATGGGATCGAGGCAGACGTTTACGAGGATGCCGTGAACAAATACAAGGCAGAAAAAAACAAGCATTCGGCGGGGATTCGAGTTTTTGGAGGCATCGGTGTTCAGCACCGACAATCGCCCGATTAAAAGAAAGGAGACGCATTATGGAAGATATACGACTTTTACCAGTCACGATCGGTACCCGTGCAATGCACGAGGATTTACCAGAAGAGGATGATGATAAATTTTGGCTTCGGATTATCGCGAGCAATGACAAATTGGACAGACACAACTCCATGATGGATCCGAAGACGACGCTGAAAAACTTTGAGAAAGATGCGAAAGCGAAGCTGGGCGTGAGTTTAAAGGACCATCACGGGTTCTACGGTTCCCGCTCTTTCGGGTATGGACGCTCAGTGGATGCGAAACTCACTGACGAGAACGAGTTGCTGATCGACTTTTTCATTCTCAAGGCAATGGATTATTCAAATTCGCATTTCAAGAGTGCCGAGCAGTTAATCCGTGCGATTGAGCATGAGTTAGTGAATCAGGTCTCTATCGGGTTTTATAATGCGCGTGAGATTTGCAATTTATGTAACCTGCCCATCCGCCGCTATTCCTATTGGGATTGGGAGCCCGAACGTGAGGGGCAATGCACCCACAAGATGGGCAAGAAGTACGAGAACAAAAACGGCAAAATGGAGACGGCGAGCTATACCGTCTACGACGCCCGGCTCAAGGAGGTTTCCCTCGTTGAGTTTGGGTCTAACCGACACACTTCCATCGAAAAGAAAAGGTTTGGCGACACGGATGTCTGTGATGAAGTCTCTGGTGCCTTGCGCTGGATTTTTACGCAGAAGCAGGAAGGCCACCCCTTTTCAAATGAGATGCGAAGTTTCATGGAGGAACTCCTAATGAACGATCAAGAATGGATTACAAGCCTACGCGATAAGCTGAATATCCCGGACATCCAACCGACCGATGACCCAGAGAAGGTTGTGGAGGCAGTCCAGACGGAGGTATCAAAACTTCGCGAACAAGATGCCGATCGCAACAAGCAGCATGTTATTTCTCTGCGTGATGCTTTAAGTTTGAAGGACGTGCGGTCAACGGATGATCTCGACACTGTTGTGGAGAAAGCGAAGACGGAGATCGAGGGTATCCGCGAGACGGTTGAAACCCAGAGAGACGAGATCGCGGACCTACAGGCAGATGCAGAAGCCGGTAAGACGTATCGCGAAGCACGCGTGGATGAAGCGATCAAACAGGGCAACCGTGCGTATGGCGATGACTTCGATGAAGCGTATCACCGCGAATACTACGGTGCGATGCCGATGGATCAGTTGGAGAAACACATCGCCCATAACAAGAAGAAAGGCGATGAGGCGTTACCTGCCGGCAGACGCACGCAGGATACGCATGAACCGCCCCCAGAACGAGAGAAGATGGGTACGCGTCAACGGCAACGTCGGACGCGGAGACGATAACAGAGGGGTTATAGGTTCGCTTAGAGCGTCGCAACCCAACCAACACCCAATACAGGAGGAATAGGAACGATGGCAATGAAAGAACACCCATTTGTGGTGACGACCAGTATCCCGCACGATAATTCGACCATCACATACGATGTAACGAAGCCGAACCGTAGCACGGCAGTCGGGAAGGTCTATAAGATAAATTCGGCGGGGAAGGCAGAGTTACCCGCGGATGGAGAGGCATTCGACGGCGTGATTATCGCTGTAGACAGCACGCATATCACAGCGGCTTACATGTTCGGCGGGTTGCGGGTCCCAATTGCGAACAGCGCAACGATCGCACGCGGCGATAAACTTGTCGCTGGGATTGGCGCGAGCAATGCGAAAGGATATGTGAAAGCAGTGAGCGCCCCTGCGGCTTTACCGGCGGATATCGCTGCACTTGCCGCGGATGGGGATGTCGATTCTGATGCGAAGATACGGACGACCCAAAACGCTGTGCGGACACAAGTTAACAACGTATCGGAAACGGTGGTTGACGTGCTTGACGCGCTGAAGGGTAAAGGCTCGGTGCTGGAATTTGACACAACGCACGCCCTTCTGGCGTTTCCGGGATAGTTCCGAGTTACCAGTACTGGACCCTGGCAACTTAAAAAAAGGAGAAAGACAAAATGGCTTTAATGACGACACGAGAAGTCGTAGAAAGGTATGGGAATGCGTCGCAACGTGCCGGGCTTGTCGAGCAAGCCGCGGATGCGGGCATGCCGTTTTCTGCGTATCTCGATTCTCAATACGATCCAGAGAAAGACGGCGAGTTGGGTGCCGATGATGAACGTCTCTCGGCGTTTGAAGTGGTGCTTGATGAGTTAGAGATGACCACCGTCTGCAACCCGGCTGCGGGTGTTTGGCCGACTCGCTGTGAGGAAGTGATTGGCGATCCTGCCAGAGAGTTGGCACTCAAAGAGATGTGCTTGAACGCGTATCGGAGCACGGTGTATCGCCCGCAGATCGAAGCGGCGGCACGCAAAGCCGAAAGACGTTCGCGTTGGGAACGCGCCGGCACTTTTCAGGATGTCCATGACACCCCACCGGGTTCAACGCTCACCCCTTACCACGATGCGATGGCACACTGGGACGAAGATGTGGAAGTCGATATCGCGCTTGAGGAATTGACGACCCGCATGGCGGAGACGAGCAAGAAAGATTACCGCGCCACGATCCTGAAATACGATGAAGATGCGTTCCGTGAGGAGCAGCGGACCCCTGGGGCGGATCCCCCGATGGCAGGCTTCGACACCTCCGAACGCCCGATCCAGCCGAAAAAGCGGATGCTGGCGATCCCGTTCACGTATGAACATCTCCGAGAAGTCGAGTTCATTGATAAAGCGATGGAACACGTTGAGGAGATCGGTGTCCAGCGGATTATGGCGAAAGTCGACGAAGGGCTTGAAACGATGTTTCATGGTGCCGGTGGCGACGATCTCGGTGGCACGATAATTCGGCTTCAGGAATTGGATGCAGCGGCGACGACCTCCATGACCCCGAAAGCGTGGCTCGCTATCCAGAAGAAGTTCAAACGCTCGTATATGTTGACATCCGCGATCGGGTATGACCCGGATATCACGGATCTCCAGTTGGCAAAGATCGCTGACACGAATGTGATGTTAGTGAACATGAACGAGCGTCCCAACGCTGTCATGAGCGGGTATGGCGGCAGCTTCTCTGTGATGAACCAGTTGTCGCAAGGGATTCAGGTCGGCTGGCACGACTACCTTCAAAACCGGATTCAGGCGGGTACCGGAAACAGTGCGACGACGCACAACGCTTTTGTCGTGTATGACAAGCGGAAAGCCGTCGAGTATGTGTCCCAAATGAACACCGACATCATCGAGACAACGCGCGATATGCTCAAGCAGGTCGAATACATCATCTGCTCTGAGATTTGGGGCTGGATTTCGTATCAGCCGAAGAAAGCGATCTATATCGTCGCGCTCGGTGCAACGGGTGCCAAGGCACTGAAGGTTTTAGAATAGCAGGAAACCGGAAGATTGGAAGGACGAAGAAAAGGGGACGGATGGGTCGACGCTTCCTGTCTTTATCTTTCAGTCTTCCACGCAAGGATGTGTGGAATGCCAGCGACGATACTCACTTCCCAACATTACGATGCCGTGCGGGGGTTGATTGCGCCGGATGTAACTGCGTCGCATATCTCTGATGCCTACTTGTCGCAGCAACCCTTCGCGCCGGACGCAGAACGTCAGGTTCGCAAACGTCTCTCCGCGGAGGGCATTGATGTGGACACACTGACGGGCGACGATCGAGAGGTAGCACTTCTGGCGATGATGCACGCCTGTGCGGCGGAGTTGTCTTTGACGGTGCCACAGATTTTACGGACCACGCAACTCGAGATCCTCACGGAGGTGCAATCCATCGACTGGCAGGAGAAGCGGGCATTCCATCTCTCGAAGGTCGAAGAGAAGATCGCTGAGGTCGTGGAGAGCGTGGTTTCCACATCGGGGAGTGCCTCCAGCAAAGGGACACGCAGACTCCCGTTCGCCGCAGTCGGCACGGAGCGTCGAGAGGTCGGGGAACCGAGGTTTCCTTATCGGAGGGTCCCCCTCACTTACAACGATTAAACCGTGAGTGAGCGAACCGTTAACCAACAGCCAATGGTAAATCATGGTCAGATTTCGGATTCCGCCCCAACACAAGGAAACCGTGACGATTGTGCGGAAGTCGGCGTATGAAAGCACGGATGAGGCGACTGTCGCTGAAGATGTCGTCTGTCTGCTTGCGCCCGAGAGCGATGGTCGGTCTCGGCAAGATGCCGTCCGGGTGAGTGCAGGCGTTCCGATCGGTCAATCCGACTGGACGGCTTTGCTTGAGAAACCCAACCCTGCTATCGCAAAAGGCGATTTCCTGATCCGTTCCGATGGGACAGCGTTCCGGGTGGAAAATATTATTTTCATGACAGGCTCCGGTGTCATGCAACTTCAACTGAAAGCACAAAGCGTGTTGTAGAACCACAAGGAGGTTCACACATGAGATCTGCAGTCTATCCCCTCCTGTGGGGAATGGCGTTTTTGCTAATGGCGTTTTTACTGGTGATGGGATACGAATGCGTCTTTGGCGATATTCCGAATACGTACACCTGCACCCTCACCGATGTCGACAAGCAGGTTTACGACGGCGATACGATAAAGGATGTGCGTGTCTTAATCTTACCCTACGATTTTATCCCTGAAGACTACGGCGCGCCGTGGCCGGGTGTTTTCATCACCGAACGCGGCATCGAGATCGAGACCGACATCCGTATCGCTGGCATCGATACCCCAGAAAGACGCACATCTACGAAAAACTCCGACGGCTCTCTCCGATCGGAAGCGAGTCGTGCGAGAGAGAAAGCAGCAGCTGCCGCCGCACGTCAGGCACTCATTGAGATGTTGAAAGCCAACGATAACCGATTCAGCATGTCCGATCCAATTCTGGGCAAGTATGCCGGTCGGACGGTCGCGGATGTCGCCGTCAATGAGATGGACGTTGGCATGTATTTGATCCTAAACGGGCATGCCAAACCCTACAGCGGCGGCACGAAACCCGATTGGGACTGGGGAAAGTAATGATTGGCATCAATTTCGATACACTTTTGCGAACGGAAGTTTTCATATCGCGGATTTCGTCAGCGTTGGGGGATTTCCGAAGATTGTTCACAGACTATCTTGCGCCGTTTGCTTACGCCGAGATCGACGATATTTTTGAAACAGAAGGTCGCGGCTCATGGGCAGCGGTGGACCCGATCTATGCCGCCCGCAAAGCCGTATCCCACCCAGGAAAAGGGATATTGGAGCGCGAGGGCACCTATCGGAATGCGGCGACACATCCGAACCATCCAGGCAGTTTGGTTGAGGTGAGTCAGACGGAGTTGGTATTGGGTGTGCGGGGCACGTATTTCGAGTCGACGTTCGGGGCGAATTATCCGGGGCTGCATGAAGCAGGGAACGACGACCAGAATCTCTCGGCGCGTCCGGTGTATGAACTCATCGCCGCAGGCGAACGCTTTGAGCAACGGATGGGTCAACTCGGTGAGAAATGGTCCCGTGAGGAGATCCGCAAAATCACACCCTCACGATGATAGGGAGGCTGTGATTTCGCAGCGACACTACAAAGGAATTTTAGATGAAGAATGACATAGAACAATTCCAACACCGGTTCGATGAACTGAAATCGGATCATCAATCGACGCGTGAGCTGCTCATAGAGATTCGATCCGATGTCAAGCACATATCACAGAGAGTTGACACGCTCAACGATCGCGTCAATAAACGGGAAGATGAGATAGAAGCGTTAGAGGAACGGTTCGCCACAATTGAAACGCAGATCGCAACGTTCAAAGGTCAGGTGATCATGTTGAAGTTGTTAGGTGGCTTTATTGGGCTGCTCCTCGCTGGGTTGGAAGTGTATCATCTCTTCATCAAAACCTAAAAGGACCCCAAATGAGTACGAATACTTGGGACGAAATACAGGAAACGATCATGATCGTAGGGGCATTAGGTCTCTGGGGCGGGTTTGAAACATTGTGTTTTTTCAACACTGAGTTCGCGGCACTCCCACATGTCGGCACGACCCGAACCGCGATAATTACGATCGTCACGAACTTGTTTACCTTCAAATTTACGAAAAGTCTTCCCTCCGCCAAAAACGGAGGCACCGGGAGCAGCGATGAAAAACAATGACCTCTTAAGACGACTTCTCATCGAAGAAGAGGGGTGCGAGTGTGAAGCTTACAAAGATTCCGAAGACGTATGGACGGTCGGCATTGGGCACAACCTCGAAAACGACCAGTCCCCCGAAGAACTCTCAATCCTGAAGATCGAAGATGAATTAGAGGAGTGGGAAGGTTTCACAATCACAGAATCGCAAGCGTTTGAACTCTTTGATTTGGATGTCGAGGAGGCTATCAACGATCTCTATCCAGCCTTCACTGACGAAGATTTAGCAAAACTGAATGAGCCGCGGCGTGCCGTTCTGGTGTCAATGGTCTTCCAAATGGGCGGTGCGGGTGTCCGCAAGTTCAAAAATTTCGTGCGAGCGGTCAAAACAGAGGACTGGCACACCGCGGCTGCTGAGATGATCTATGCGAATCCGAAAGTGAAACGCTATTCACGCTGGTATACGCAAACCCCGAATCGCTGTCAACGCGCAGCGGATGCGATGCGGATGGGATATTTTCCGCAGTATCAGCAACCGCCTGCGACGGGAGACCGCACTGATGCGTTAGAGACTCTCTCCACGCTGGAGATATTAACGGAACTTCTCAATAGAGAAAAAAAAAGGATGAACAGATGAATATTCGTGAAATTGAACCCAAATTTGAAGAAATTGAGGAACGGCTCTCCTTACTTGAGTCTACGCAGCATGCTCATGAAACTGACGCGGAGCCCCTCCCTGAAATCAGCGAAAGCACCGCAGGCAGCGACTTCCTCGAACAACTTTCTCGTGTAGGGCCGCCAGAACTCGACCCCGAAGACATCGCGTCTGCTGACGCGGAGCCCCTCCTTGAAGGTGTGCCAGCGGACTCTCCGCCAGAACTCGACACCGATGCGGAAGTTGAGAGTGGCACTGACGATCAAACGTCCGAAGACATCGCGTCTGCTGACGCGGAGCCCCTCCCTGAAGAGACGGAAGAGGAGGTGGGCGTTGACCCGCGTCGATTTCAGAACGAAACCGCGTCTGCTGCAACGTCTCATCCGGTGGATACCTTGGATTCTGATCTGAAGGCACGAATCGCATCG
Proteins encoded in this region:
- a CDS encoding DUF4326 domain-containing protein — protein: MPKVYNKRRPREIPKDAVYVGRPSPWGNPYKVSRTKTREQAIQDFQTYAELKDFYEPDWLAPLRGKDLVCWCSPLPCHADVLLRMANEDIETQRARRAEIGWP
- a CDS encoding glycoside hydrolase family protein — encoded protein: MKNNDLLRRLLIEEEGCECEAYKDSEDVWTVGIGHNLENDQSPEELSILKIEDELEEWEGFTITESQAFELFDLDVEEAINDLYPAFTDEDLAKLNEPRRAVLVSMVFQMGGAGVRKFKNFVRAVKTEDWHTAAAEMIYANPKVKRYSRWYTQTPNRCQRAADAMRMGYFPQYQQPPATGDRTDALETLSTLEILTELLNREKKRMNR